Proteins found in one Microtus pennsylvanicus isolate mMicPen1 chromosome 14, mMicPen1.hap1, whole genome shotgun sequence genomic segment:
- the LOC142834635 gene encoding serine protease inhibitor A3C-like — protein sequence MMVPLVALGLLMAGICPDVSCQQDGTPGSNTELQEGQINGTQVDSPALASTNTDFAFSLYKELALKNPGKNIVFSPLSISAALAVLSLGANDNTLQEILEGLKFNLTETPEAEIHRGFGQLFLMLSQPGDQVQISTGNAMFVEKHQQILAEFKEKARALYQAEASSVDFQQAHEAKKLINDYVRNQTQEKIKELISDLDEDTVMVLVNYFYFKGKWKTPFEPRDTLESMFHLNNTKSVEVPMMKIKELTTPYFRDEDLSCTVVELKYTGNASALFILPDEGRMQQVEANLKPETLRKWRDSLSSRMMELSLPKFSISTDYNLEGILPQLGIREVFSTQADLSGITGTKDLIVSQVVHKAVLDVAETGTEAAAATGVVIKTKMLPNMNMLKVNFNRPFLMIISDRNTQSSLFLAKVTNPKEN from the exons ATGATGGTCCCACTTGTAGCTCTGGGGCTCCTGATGGCAGGGATCTGCCCTGATGTTAGCTGCCAACAGGATGGCACACCGGGAAGTAATACTGAACTTCAGGAAGGCCAAATAAATGGGACACAAGTGGACAGTCCTGCACTGGCCTCAACCAACACTGACTTCGCCTTCAGCCTCTACAAGGAGCTGGCTTTGAAGAATCCAGGTAAAAACATCGTCTTCTCCCCACTCAGCATCTCAgctgccttggctgtcctgtccCTGGGAGCAAACGACAACACTCTGCAAGAGATTCTAGAAGGTCTCAAGTTCAATCTCACAGAGACCCCTGAGGCAGAAATACACCGGGGATTTGGGCAGCTCTTCCTCATGCTCAGCCAGCCTGGGGACCAAGTGCAGATCAGCACAGGCAATGCCATGTTTGTTGAAAAGCACCAGCAGATCCTGGCAGAGTTCAAGGAGAAGGCAAGGGCGCTGTACCAGGCTGAGGCCTCAAGTGTCGACTTCCAGCAGGCTCACGAGGCCAAAAAGCTCATCAATGACTATGTGAGGAATCAGACCCAGGAGAAGATTAAAGAACTGATCTCAGACCTGGATGAGGACACAGTAATGGTGCTGGTGAACTACTTCTACTTTAAAG GAAAATGGAAGACGCCCTTTGAACCTCGAGATACTTTAGAGTCCATGTTCCACTTGAACAACACGAAATCTGTGGAGGTGCCCATGATGAAGATTAAGGAGCTGACCACACCCTACTTCCGGGATGAGGATCTGTCCTGCACCGTGGTGGAGCTGAAGTACACAGGCAATGCCAGCGCCCTGTTCATCCTTCCTGATGAAGGCAGGATGCAGCAAGTGGAAGCCAACCTGAAACCAGAGACCCTGAGGAAGTGGAGGgactctctgagttccag GATGATGGAGCTCTCCCTGCCCAAATTCTCGATCTCTACTGACTACAACTTGGAGGGCATCCTTCCACAGCTGGGCATCAGGGAAGTCTTCTCCACACAGGCTGACCTGTCTGGGATCACAGGGACAAAGGACCTGATTGTCTCTCAG GTGGTCCACAAGGCTGTGCTGGACGTGGCTgagacaggcacagaagcagcGGCTGCCACGGGAGTGGTGATTAAAACGAAAATGCTTCCAAATATGAATATGTTGAAAGTGAATTTCAACAGGCCATTCCTGATGATTATCTCTGATAGAAATACCCAAAGTTCACTTTTTTTGGCCAAAGTCACAAATCCCAAGGAAAACTAG
- the LOC142834614 gene encoding serine protease inhibitor A3G-like, protein MAGNSAAVLCQPDGTLGRSSAIPENQSNRTREDNLALTSTNTDFAFSLYKELTLKNPDKNIVFSPLSVSTALAILSLGASNNTLQEILEGLKFNLSETPEADIHRGFGQLLLMLGQPNEELQISIGSTMFVEKQMQILAEFKEKARALYQAEASSVDFQQPHEAKKLINDYVRNQTQGKIKELISGLNEDTVMVLVNYIYFKGKWETPFDPNLTFASDFYLDNETTVEVPMMKVKFLTTPYFRDKELSCTVVELKYKGNASALFILPDQGRMQQVEASLQPEMLRKWQDSWRPRKIEELSLPKFSISTDYGLQDILPQLGIKEVFSTQADLSGITGSRELRVSQVVHKAVLDVAETGTEAAAATGLLKKRSALIRNPLRVNFNRPFLMIISDTDTQTPLFMAKITNPKGN, encoded by the exons ATGGCTGGAAACTCCGCTGCTGTCCTCTGCCAGCCAGATGGCACCTTGGGAAGGAGCAGTGCAATCCCGGAAAACCAAAGTAACAGGACACGAGAGGACAATTTAGCACTGACCTCCACCAACACTGACTTCGCCTTCAGCCTCTACAAGGAGCTGACTTTGAAGAATCCAGATAAAAACATTGTCTTCTCCCCACTCAGCGTCTCAACTGCCTTGGCCATCCTGTCCTTGGGAGCAAGCAACAACACCCTACAAGAGATTCTAGAAGGTCTCAAGTTCAATCTATCAGAGACCCCTGAGGCAGACATCCACCGGGGCTTTGGGCAGCTCCTCCTCATGCTCGGTCAGCCAAATGAGGAGCTGCAGATCAGCATAGGTAGCACCATGTTTGTTGAAAAGCAAATGCAGATCCTGGCAGAGTTCAAGGAGAAGGCAAGGGCGCTGTACCAGGCCGAGGCCTCAAGTGTCGACTTCCAGCAGCCTCATGAGGCCAAAAAGCTCATCAATGACTATGTGAGGAATCAGACACAGGGGAAGATCAAGGAACTGATCTCGGGCTTGAATGAGGACACAGTAATGGTGCTGGTGAATTACATCTACTTTAAAG GGAAATGGGAGACACCCTTTGACCCTAATTTAACATTTGCATCTGACTTCTACTTGGACAATGAGACGACTGTGGAGGTGCCCATGATGAAAGTTAAGTTTCTGACCACACCCTACTTCCGGGATAAGGAGCTGTCCTGCACTGTGGTGGAGCTGAAGTACAAAGGCAATGCCAGCGCCCTGTTCATCCTCCCTGACCAAGGTCGGATGCAGCAGGTGGAAGCCAGCCTGCAGCCAGAGATGCTGAGGAAGTGGCAGGACTCTTGGAGGcccag AAAGATCGAGGAGCTCTCCCTGCCCAAGTTCTCCATCTCCACTGACTACGGCCTACAGGACATCCTTCCACAGCTGGGCATCAAGGAAGTCTTCTCCACACAGGCTGACCTGTCTGGGATCACAGGGTCTAGGGAACTGAGAGTCTCTCAG GTGGTCCACAAGGCTGTGCTGGACGTGGCTgagacaggcacagaagcagcGGCTGCCACGGGATTGTTGAAGAAAAGATCGGCTCTAATTAGGAATCCTTTGAGAGTGAATTTCAACAGGCCATTCCTCATGATTATCTCTGACACAGATACTCAGACTCCACTCTTTATGGCCAAAATCACGAATCCCAAGGGAAACTAG
- the LOC142834613 gene encoding serine protease inhibitor A3N-like encodes MMNIKELITPYFRDEDLSCTVVELKYTGNASALFILPDEGRMQQVEANLKPETLRKWRDSLSSRKIHKLSLPKFSISTDYRLEDILPQLGIREVFSTQADLSGITGTKDLRVSQVVHKAVLDVAETGTEAAAATGIGIAATSLNRNPLNVNFNRPFLMIISDTNTQTSLFMAKVTNPKHN; translated from the exons ATGATGAATATTAAGGAGCTGATCACACCCTACTTCCGGGATGAGGATCTGTCCTGCACCGTGGTGGAGCTGAAGTACACAGGCAATGCCAGCGCCCTGTTCATCCTCCCTGATGAAGGCAGGATGCAGCAGGTGGAAGCCAACCTGAAACCAGAGACCCTGAGGAAGTGGAGGgactctctgagttccag GAAAATCCACAAGCTCTCCCTGCCCAAGTTCTCCATCTCCACGGACTACCGCCTGGAGGACATCCTTCCACAGCTGGGCATCAGGGAAGTCTTCTCCACACAGGCTGACCTGTCTGGGATCACAGGGACTAAGGACCTGAGAGTCTCTCAG GTGGTCCACAAGGCTGTGCTGGACGTGGCTgagacaggcacagaagcagcGGCTGCCACGGGAATCGGGATTGCGGCAACGTCTCTAAATAGGAATCCTTTGAATGTGAATTTCAACAGGCCGTTCCTGATGATTATCTCTGACACAAATACCCAGACTTCACTCTTTATGGCCAAAGTCACAAATCCCAAGCACAACTAG
- the LOC142835230 gene encoding serine protease inhibitor A3N-like, producing the protein MVVILVALGILMAGICPDVKCQQDDIPGSNTEHQKDQNNGIEVDSLTLASTNTDFAFSLYKELALKDPDENIVFSPLSISAALAILSLGANNNTLQEILEGLKFNLTETPETDIHRGFGQLLLMLGQPNEELQISIGSTMFVEKQMQILAEFKEKARALYQAEASSVDFQQPHEAKTLINDYVNKQTQGEDQGTDLRPG; encoded by the coding sequence aTGGTGGTCATTCTTGTAGCTCTGGGGATCCTGATGGCAGGAATCTGCCCCGATGTTAAATGCCAACAAGATGACATACCAGGAAGTAACACCGAACATCAGAAAGACCAAAACAATGGGATAGAAGTGGACAGTCTAACACTGGCCTCAACAAACACTGACTTCGCCTTCAGCCTCTACAAGGAGCTGGCTTTGAAGGATCCAGATGAAAACATTGTCTTCTCCCCACTCAGCATCTCAGCTGCCTTGGCCATCCTGTCCCTGGGAGCAAACAACAACACCCTGCAAGAGATTCTAGAAGGTCTCAAGTTCAATCTCACAGAGACCCCTGAGACAGACATCCACCGGGGATTTGGGCAGCTCCTCCTCATGCTCGGTCAGCCAAATGAGGAGCTGCAGATCAGCATAGGCAGCACCATGTTTGTTGAAAAGCAAATGCAGATCCTGGCAGAGTTCAAGGAGAAGGCAAGGGCACTGTACCAGGCCGAGGCCTCAAGTGTCGACTTCCAGCAGCCTCATGAGGCCAAAACTCTCATCAATGACTATGTGAACAAACAGACCCAGGGGGAAGATCAAGGAACTGATCTCAGGCCTGGATGA